A single region of the Microcella sp. genome encodes:
- a CDS encoding CTP synthase, which translates to MVDSSETGSGGHDGERRVTKHIFVTGGVVSSLGKGLTAASLGNLLTARGLRVVMQKLDPYLNVDPGTMNPFQHGEVFVTDDGAETDLDIGHYERFLDINLDQAANVTTGQIYSDVIARERRGEYLGDTVQVIPHITDEIKRRMRLQSHDEPQPDVIITEVGGTVGDIESQPFIEAARQVRHELSRRNVFFVHVSLVPYMGASGEQKTKPTQHSVAALRSIGIQPDALVLRSDRPVSSANRRKIALMCDVDEAAVVNAVDVPSIYDIPSMLHSQGLDSYIIDQLDLRAGEVQWDRWKDLLTAVHEPKREVTIGLVGKYIDLPDAYLSVTEALRAGGFAHQAKVHIRWIASDECETPEGAAKNLADLDGICVPGGFGVRGIEGKLGALTFARENRIPVLGLCLGLQCMVIEFARSVAGLPTASSSEFDPDTEYPVIATMAEQVDIIAGGDLGGTMRLGLYEAALAPGSIVEELYGASVSHERHRHRYEVNNAYREQIAAAGLHFSGTSPDGTLVEYVELPREVHPFYVATQAHPELRSRPTNAHPLFRGLVGAALDRQRASKLFDDETGEVVTVDAGQSASA; encoded by the coding sequence GTGGTGGACTCTTCTGAGACAGGTTCTGGCGGGCACGACGGCGAACGGCGCGTCACGAAGCACATCTTCGTCACCGGAGGCGTCGTCTCGTCTCTCGGCAAAGGGCTCACGGCCGCCAGCCTCGGCAATCTGCTGACCGCGCGGGGCCTGCGCGTCGTCATGCAGAAGCTCGACCCCTACTTGAACGTCGACCCCGGCACGATGAACCCCTTTCAGCACGGCGAGGTGTTCGTCACCGACGACGGCGCCGAGACTGACCTCGACATCGGCCACTACGAGCGCTTTCTCGACATCAACCTCGATCAGGCCGCCAACGTCACGACCGGCCAGATCTACTCTGACGTCATCGCCCGCGAACGCCGGGGCGAGTACCTGGGCGACACGGTGCAGGTGATTCCGCACATCACCGACGAGATCAAACGGCGCATGCGCCTGCAGTCGCACGACGAACCACAGCCCGACGTCATCATCACCGAGGTCGGCGGCACCGTCGGCGACATCGAGTCGCAGCCGTTCATCGAGGCTGCGCGTCAGGTGCGCCACGAGCTCAGCCGGCGCAACGTGTTCTTCGTGCACGTCTCGCTCGTGCCGTACATGGGCGCGAGCGGCGAACAGAAGACCAAGCCGACGCAGCACTCGGTGGCGGCGCTGCGCTCGATCGGCATCCAGCCCGACGCCCTCGTGCTGCGCAGCGACCGGCCCGTCTCGAGCGCCAACCGTCGAAAGATCGCGCTGATGTGCGACGTCGACGAGGCCGCTGTCGTCAATGCGGTGGATGTTCCCTCGATCTACGACATCCCCTCGATGCTGCACAGCCAAGGCCTCGACAGCTACATCATCGACCAGCTCGATCTGCGCGCCGGCGAAGTGCAGTGGGATCGTTGGAAAGACCTGCTCACCGCCGTGCACGAGCCCAAGCGCGAGGTGACTATTGGCCTCGTGGGCAAATACATCGACCTGCCCGACGCCTACCTGAGCGTCACCGAGGCACTGCGCGCTGGCGGGTTCGCCCACCAGGCGAAGGTGCACATTCGCTGGATCGCGAGCGACGAGTGCGAGACGCCAGAGGGTGCGGCGAAGAACCTTGCCGACCTCGACGGCATCTGCGTGCCCGGCGGCTTCGGCGTGCGCGGCATCGAGGGCAAGCTCGGGGCGCTGACGTTCGCTCGCGAGAACCGCATTCCCGTGCTCGGGTTGTGCCTGGGCCTGCAGTGCATGGTCATCGAGTTCGCGCGGTCGGTCGCCGGGCTGCCGACCGCCTCGAGCAGCGAGTTCGACCCCGACACCGAGTACCCGGTCATCGCGACCATGGCCGAGCAGGTCGACATCATCGCCGGAGGAGACCTGGGCGGAACGATGCGACTCGGCCTCTACGAGGCCGCACTCGCCCCCGGGTCGATCGTCGAAGAGCTGTACGGCGCTTCCGTCTCGCACGAGCGCCACCGCCACCGCTATGAGGTGAACAACGCCTACCGCGAGCAGATCGCCGCGGCGGGCCTGCACTTCTCGGGCACGAGCCCCGACGGCACCCTCGTGGAATATGTCGAGCTGCCGCGCGAGGTGCACCCGTTCTATGTCGCCACCCAGGCGCACCCCGAACTGCGCTCGCGCCCCACGAACGCGCACCCGCTGTTTCGCGGGCTCGTCGGCGCTGCACTCGACCGCCAGCGCGCCTCGAAGTTGTTCGACGACGAGACCGGCGAAGTGGTCACCGTCGACGCGGGTCAGAGCGCGAGCGCGTGA